Part of the Triticum urartu cultivar G1812 chromosome 2, Tu2.1, whole genome shotgun sequence genome, CATGATGTTCAGAGCTTACAGGATGTGGAAGAACCAGGAAGTTGGGAGAACTTTAGGTTGGAGCTTGGGCGATCTTGTGTGTAGAATGTAGATGCCATTTAAAGGATTTGTCTGCCGGAAGGAATGGGCTTGGATTTATGCTAGACTATTGACTTGACTTAACAAACAATGGTGGGCTGTCTCACCCTGAACGTGTTGCAAGGGTAGAGAAAAGTAGAAGGATGAAACAAATATCTGTGGAAGAAAACGTGTGCAGGCCGAGTAATGGATTGTGACTGGTAGAATCGCAGTAATAGCAGAATAAAAACTGGAAGAGGAAAGGTGAATGATTTTGACAGCAACACAAGGATGCTGTAAGACTAATCTAGGCTCATACTCTCTatgtcccaaaataagtgactcaattTTGTACTAGGTTTAACCTGCGGAGCGCACATCAAACAGAACAGACAGGATGATCAACCCCAAGGGGCGACACCAAGGCAAACCAAGCCATTGACAGCCACTGAAGTTGTGAGATTTGGTAGCATCGACCCAAGACCAGATACAGAAACCTGAACCACTCAAAGTGATTACACATTTCTTCACAGAACAAACGAATTCTGCATTGCAACTTCGCGTTGCACTAACATGCTTCACAATTGGACCTGATTGTGTAAACGTAGCATGGAACAATGGAATTCCGAGTAGATAACCTCATTTCATCCAATTTAGCATGGAAAATTGGGAACCGAACTGCAGGGCTTACCTCATACAAGGCGCAGCTACTTACACTAGTTCCACACCCCCGACGCGAGGGTTGCTGCTGGGATTTGAGACTCCGAGGTTTCTCAAGGCGGAGGAGGCCGCGGGCGAGAGCGAATCCGACGAGCCGCGGGCCGCGCATCCGAACGGAGAAACCCTAGGCGAGGCTCGCGCGGCGACGGCCAGTGGCGGCCTTTCACCGCGGCGCAACGAGCCGCGCGGACTGCTGGAGGTGGCGAGGAACGGCTGGAGGCGTTCGATGCCGGCGGCGGCCGGGGAGAAGGCAAGcgtgcgcggcggcggcggcggcggcggggaagtcGTCGGAGGGTCAGAGTCTCTCCTCACGCCGTCAAGTAACGGAGTCCGAGCACGAGGATCCAACGGCTCAGAGTGCATCTTCGAGTTTACTGCTACATTGCGTGGCTACAGTTACTTTTCTGACAACTACCAGCGAGAAATCGATCAGATTAGATTTAGGAGCTGTTCGGGAAGCCTCCAGCTCCGCTAGATTCAAAGATCGGCAGAGTACCTATTTCCTTGCTCCGTAAATTTAAACCGCGGCTCCGGCTGTTTCGAGAGCGGAGTTACGGAACAGGAGGGACTCTGAACAGGACCTTATATTgtaaaattttaaaaaaaattaatacACAGGTGAACTGAGAATGAGCATATAATCAAAACTACTCACTTCATCTCATAGTATAAGAGCGTTTTTTACACTACACTAATGCACCAATAATAAGGAAGGACCATTTTACTTTTTTTTCTGACAAAAGCAATGCACCAATAGGTGCCCTATATGCAAACAAAATTTATTTCAAATTTGTAACACCTCCAAAATAGGATGCAACATCTGGACGACTGAAGTAAAACAAAAAGCGTCCGCACCCAGCCCCATCCCCATCCCCCTTGTGTCACCACCAAATCGGCCGAATCCCCATGCCGCCGCACTTCTATATACACTTTTGTCTATGTGGCAAGGCTTACATATTCTAAAAGTAAATTTCTAATCTCAAGCTCAAATACTCTTTGGATAAACAGTAAAATGTTTTTGTGGCAAACTTAAAGGAATGTCTGGAGTGCATGTAAATTTTATCACGAAATCGCATTGGTGGAAGGCGTGGCCAAAAAGAAAAATCGGCGCTCCAAAATGAGTTTGAAAGTACCGTTTCTATAGCATCGGGTTTTTTTGTTGCCATGCCTTCCACCATTGTGGTTTTGTGATGAATTTTTCTATGCACTTCAAACATTCCTTAAAGTTTGAGTTGTTTGAATTTGTTTTTTTAATTACTATTCATCTAGGAGCATATGAGCTCGCGAATAGATACTCCGTGTCCCATATATTCTTGCTTCTATCCAGGATGCGCTACCCTATTCCTATCCTCTCCTTTCCTTTCCTTTCCTTTTGGCACAACCGGTCGAGCCCTCTTTTCCTTCCCATCATTGATCCTCCCTTTTGACCTTTCGCATTTTTCTTTCTCGAATTCCTTGCTTGTGGAGTTGAAGGAACAACCTGAATCCTACGAAAGCCGAATTCGTGCCATTCCTCTTTTTTCCCCCGAATTCCTAACTTGCCGACTCGAGGAAAACAACCACCCGATTTAAGAAAAAGCGGAAACGCGAAAACCACAGGCGccgggtttcatggtgctcctttTTTGAGTTCTCGATGTTTACAGAGCaatatgtttaaatttgaatACCTGCAAAAACATTTGACATTCTTGGCTCCGAAGATAGAATCAAAACTGACGACCCTTGCATGAAACATGTGTAACTGACTAGTAGCATTTCAGCCAAGGTGAGTCGCTTCTTTGCATCGAATTTCCTAACGCTGAGTTGCGGAAACAGCCTGAATCCTGTGAAAACCCAGAAAGCCAAAGCCGCACCCTTACTTTTGCAAATTCTTGACTTGCAGAGTCAAGGAAACAAACCTGAATTTCAGGAAAGCTGGAAAGCGAAAGTCACAGCCCCCGAGTTTCCTGATGCTCCTATCTTGGTGTTTTTAGTATTAGTAGATGTTGAAATGTGCAAACCAGCAATATTTGACACCCGTGGGCTCATGGATCCAAGGAAAGAACCAAAATTGACAGCATCTGGTGTGAAGAATGCCTAACTAAATAGCTTTTCAGACAGGACAAATGCACCTCCACAGTTCAGTGAAACAAAGTTTTGCAAGTGCTTGCACATTCGCTTTCAGGTGCTTAAAAAAACTCACATTGATGTGAGATAAAAAGTAAGATCTGCACCGCTGATTTTGGTGGTGCATAGCATAACGGTGGATAATTTTAGATACATAACTAAAACTGTTACAATTATATTCTGGGAGTGATACAGCTATAGTTTTGTACTATATaagcattagagtagtgtagtaACTGTGCTATCGAATATGTACATGGTATTTAACATCTGGTTGCATGCACATCCGACTAGTTGCCGCGGATCACAAGGTCTCAACAAATGCCTGTTTGATGGCAACAATCCTGGCACAAACATCATGCATCCCTGGTCTATCTTTCGGTGAGTCCATGGTGCACACCAGGCCAATGCTGAACAAAGGCATAATGTACTTTTGCATATGCAGGGAAAAGGCCGCCACATCCTCCTCGGATGGCATATGGGGATCTAGAACTTCAACGATTCTGTCAGGGAAGGCTAGGCCAACATACTTGTGAAGGCTGAGAGCGTCGCCGCATAGTGCGTCCGTTGGTCGAATTGCCGTGAGCATCTCCAGTAGCAGCACCCCGAAGCTGTACACGTCATAGCCTGTCGATATTTTGCATCCCATCCCGTATTCTGTAAAACAGGAGCAGTGCACATGATGCTTGGGAAACTAACGAAAACAAAGGGGGTCAGAGTTGAACTTGGCAGTCGTTTGAAAGAAAATAGAAGTCTAACTTACCAGGTGCGATATATCCAATCGTTCCTCTGACACCAGCCAAGCCTTCTGCCCCACCAATACCTGAAGAGAGAAACTTGGCGGACCCGAAGTCACCGATGCGTGAGGTCATGTCGTAGTCCAGCAGAACATTGCCTGGCTTCAAGTCGCAGTGGATCAAAGGAGGTGTCAGCTGGTTGTGTACATAGTCCAGAGCAGCAGCCACATCAGCAGCAATACTTATCCGCTGACCCAAGCTTAGCAGCCTCCTTGGGCTGCCTCGGTGAGGCCTCGGATGTATCCACATGTCCAGGCTACCGTTTGCCATGAACTCGTATACAATAGCCTTGAATTCATTGCCCTCAAAATCTACCGTGGAGCACAGGGTGACAGCTTGAACCAGATTGCGGTGGCGGGTGTGTTTTAGCACTTCGCACTCGGTGAAAAAGCTATTTCTCGAACCTTGCTCGCTGAGATGGAATACCTTGATTGCCACTAGATCTGTATCAAACTCAAACCGACCAATGTAGACTGATGCTGTATGACTCAAGCTGATCCGGTTGACCAGAGAGAACCAATTGGTGGCTTTAAGAATGTCACTGTATGACACCCTCTTCATTGTCTCCATGAAGTTTTCAGATGGTTGAGTTTTGGTCCCTTTCATAACAGTGACAGCAACACATAATAATGAGAACACAGCAATAGTAATTGGTGGAGCTATTATCAGCAGCAAGCGTGTATTGATCTTCCTTTTTGTTGCTGAGGTGGTGGGGCAAATGGGCAGTCCAAATATGGCAGAAGCTGTTTCACATAATCCTGCGTTACCATGCAGGAACACTGCAGTTGAATTTCCAAATATACCACCAGTCGGGATTGGCCCTTCAAATTTGTTGTATGATATATCAATATAATTTAAGCTGCTGAAGTTCCCAAAAAACTGTGGAACTTGACCAGTTAAATTGTTCCCAGACAGATCTATTCGCTGTATGCCCTTCAAAGCACTGAAAGACTGAGGAATAATTCCACTAAACATGTTCCCTTTCATGTCAAGGGATACCAATGTAACACACAGGCCAAGTGCAGAAGGAAGTTCACCAGATAATTTGTTGTTGGAAACACGTAGTAACCCAAGATTGATCAAGTTACCAATTTGCGGTGGTATCAACCCTGCCAGGTTATTGTTTGACAAGTCCAAAGCCAAGGCAAGGGAAGAAATATTGAGGAGTTCAACTGGTATAGATCCATCAAGATGGTTAAATGACAAGTCCAGCAAAAGCAACCTTTGGCATTGTCCTATATTTGCCGGTATGGCTCCAGACAACTCATTGTCATGAAGATAAAGCTCGCTGAGTTGAGCAAGATTACCAACGGTTGATGGAACTTTACCTGACAGCTTGTTTATGCATAGTTTTAGGACGAACAAGTTCCTCAAGTTCCAAACTGTCAGGGGAATTTGTCCTGAGAGCATGTTCTGGCCCATGTCAAGTAGAGCGAGGTTTACAAGGTTGCCTATCTCGGCTGGTATGTTTCCAGAAATTTGGTTTCTTCCAAAATTTAACCGCTCCAGCTTTATTGAAAGGTTGCCTACTGCTTTTGGCAAATTTCCATTCAGTATATTCCCATCCACTGATAATCTTAACAACTGAGAGCAATTGGTGAGAGAGACAAGGAACGCCCAGTCACCAGCTTTGAGTTTATTATTTCCTAGATGCACATGACTCAAGTTTGCCAAGGATCCTAGAGATGGCACCACGCCAGACAGCGAGTTGCTTGAAAGATCAAGCACTTGCAGCTTTGACATGTTGCTCAGAGAATCTGGTATTGATCCATGAAAATGGTTGCCTTCCATTTGCAATGTTTTGAGATTTGGAAATGAGTGGCCAATTTCAGAAGGTATCTCTCCACCAAATTCGTTGCTGCCTAGGCTAAAGAGTGTGAGTGATGACACATTGTAGAGTGTGGCTGGGATATACCCCGACAAGCTATTGTAACTTAGATCTAGCATTCTAAGGTTTGGAATTTGACCCAAAGTTTCTGGAATTGATCCTGCTAAGTTGTTTTGTGCTAGCAGGAGGGAACGCAATGATGAAACATTGCCCAAAGATGCTGGTATAGTACCAGAAAGTGAATTCCCTGTAAGATTAAGAAATCGCAGAGCGTCCATCTTTTGGAAATGTGGGATAGGCCCGGAGAGAGCATTCGACCGGAGGTCAACAAGACGAAGTTTGGATGAGTTGAACAAATTAGCTGGGATCACCCCAGCTAAGTTGTTCCGTGAGAGGATCATCGCACTGAGTGACGAACTATTTGCTAAGGAATCAGGGATAGCTCCGCTAAGAGAATTGTTTGCAAGGTTCACATATCTAAGAGATGCAGCTGTACCTAATGACAGAGGGATGTTACCTACAAGGTTGTTGCCCACAAGATTCAGAGTTTGGAGGCTCCGGAGGTCACCTATCTTGTCAGGTATGCGTCCAGAAAATTGATTACTTGAAAGCTCCATCTTCTTTAGAGAACTAAGGCCTGCTATGCATCTGGATAGTGTTCCTGTGAGCCGTGCAGAACTGAATTGTATGGACACAACACGGATTGGGAGGGTCATGCTGCAGGTGACCCCCCGCCAGCTGCAGAAGTTGAGTGAGTCATTGCGCCACGATCTGAGAACACCGAGAGGGTCCCCAGAGATGCCATCTTTGAAGCAGAGAAGGGCTTGCCGGTCACTCTCAGATTTGTTGCTAGCTTGTGCTGATGTGAATATTATTGTGTTGGAGGACAGAAATACAAGGATGGCGCAGAGAAGAGAGAGTGCATGGTGGGAAGGAACAATTAGAGATTGGGTGCGAAAAACTTGAGGAGCCATGGCTCTGTTCTTGTCCTAATGGAGTATGTTGGTTAAATGCTTTGTGTGCGTGCTTTGATATATGTTGGAAGGGTAGGGGAGTTGGAACTTCTTCAGAGCCGGGCTGCCGGCTTGTTTGGCTTGGTTCTATTGACGTCACACCCGAGATGATTGAAAAAAACCTGAGCACAAAAGAAACTTGTGAGGTTCATGTGGGTAAAGAATACGCGTGCATAAACCAGTCTATCAAAGTACAAATACCATTCTCTGCTTGTTATACAATCTACAGCTTGTGCACCCCAGGATCCACCAAATGGAAGTATCAAGTGAGCTGAATATCAGGAAAGCTGGCTCCCCACCGACCGTTATTTCTTTGCCGCCATCCAAGTACCAAAGAAAGATAGATATAAATTGCACATGACATATGTCACAGTCGGATGAAGTGTCCTATGTATTGTAAGCCGAAGCACAATTTAGTTGACTCTGCAAAGTGGCAGCAGGTCAGTTATCAAGGAGAGGAAATGGACATGGCAATGATGCCAAAGACTTGGTCTGTCTTGGTCGCAGTTGCAGGAAAGTTAGTCAATGATCCACAACAACCTATCCCCATCATCAAGCTTCCTCGGACTGTCGGACATGAATTATCTGAGAATCTTGAAAGAGATGCTCGGCATAATTAAATCCATGGCATGATAACACTAATGAGGATACACCCTCGACGGGACATCTATCATGCTCCACCGAATCTCCTCCCAAGAGAACCGTCCTGAACGAACGCTTATTTGTGAACCAGCTGGGCTTTCGTGTTTCAGTTACAGTACAGTTATTTGGCAAATGACTGCTTCCTTTCTCCCACTGCACACCTTCAACGCCTCCCACGAATAATTTATGCGTCCAATCGAGCCAAATCGCGTCCTAGTATCCAAATAGATGAATGAATTAAGGCCTACCACTACACAAAGTCGTAATTTTTATTAAGCAAAAATTCGAGCACAAATTGTACCTGGGGCTAGGGTACGGGAACATGTCGAGGATGCAGCGCTGAGGTTGGGGCTTGGCGGTGCCAAGGCCGTTGCCGGCGTCGGGATCGAACCCGTCGTCGTGCGGGCACCTCCTCCTCGCCCGCGCGGCGGGAAGCACGCGGCGTCGGCGGGCGGGGGGCGGAGGCCTGACGGGAGGGAGTCGGCGCTTGCGTCGTGAGGAGTTATCGGGTTGGAGCGGGAGAGGAGTGGGAGCTCCCATTTCGCTCCCgcgctcgctcgctcgctcgctgCAGCCGCGTGGTAGGGGCTGAGCCGGAGAAATGCCGGAGTGCGGCGACGAAGGGGGTAGGGGTCGCCAGGAAGAAGAGGGGTAAAGTGGTAAATACAACTTTCGTCCGTACAGTGATCTAAACGCTGTTATCAAATGAGAGCAACCGAGGGTTAGGCTAACCGTCGTTggcattttttttataaaaaactCCGTGAGCACCACGCATCCAAGCCGGGACTTGAACTTAGGTGGGCTGGCGGCAACCTTAGCTGCCTAGCCAACGGGTCGACATCCCGTTCTCtttaaacgctcttatatttttcttacagagggagtatctgtAACTCTCAAGTTAGTTAGTTTTTTTAGGGGTCTCGAGTTAGTTAACTGTGGAAAATATGATGATGGTCAGTAAAAATGCATTTGATATTACTCTATGTAGCATTTTTAGTGCTCAATGACATAAGAAAAAAAAATCTTGATGAAAGAATGCTGTGATGGTGCAATGATGAAAGTTTATGTCAATGTCTACGTTTTGCATGAAAAAGATGATTCGTGGAGCAAATGAAACTGCTGTGTGCACCACGAAATCTGCACGACAGCTGCACGAAGGCTAATCCATcagtttgtaattttacataacataaaatattttttacggcgattatatattttcttacgatctctttttacgtcggaaataagacaaaacttacggaacgtaaaattacggtgcattgatggtaaaatagaggggggtgaagaataactattcctcaaccaaggtgacgaatagcgcgaccctatatatatatatggtaaCATTTTAAAttaactactccctccatcccgaGCAAAACTATCTTATTTTATGGGACGGAGGAAGTAACATTTTCGTTGTGCATACACGTCAATATAAAAAAAGAAACGTGGTTGATATTTTCAATGTGCTCAAAGATTCTTCCAGTTTGCTAAATACAGGATGCACTCTACTAGTTACAAAACTACTTTTTTTCTTAAATACCATATCAACATGCTGCAATGGAGCTGAAATAATATTTCTCATTTCAAACACatgttttcctttttcttcttcacatttCCTCATTTTCTCTGTGTTTATTGCCTACAGCTCTTTTTTGGGAACTTTAGAAACATGTCCGGAACTTTGAAAATCTTGTATGAGCATTCATGAACAACATCATGTTTCTCGATTCTTCGTAAACATTTCTAAACGTTCCTCTTCATATTGCCTATTCTTTTTGGTATTTCCAGTATTTTATCTTCAACTAATCAACTTTTTGTTTAACCCCCACTATTCCATTGTTTCTAAAATAAATAAGAGTGAAGTGCATTGTAGGTCTTTGAACTATTTCAGGGGTGTTACGTAGGTCCTCAAACTATGAAAATCGTCATTCAGGTCCTCGAATTGTAGTAAGTGTGTCATTTAGGTTCAAAATCTGCCTAACCCCATCTGACTGGCCAGCTGGCGCCGTTGGCGACAAGGATGTGATAAACAGTGCACCGTGAACAGTAAAAATCAGAAGAAAAATCTCAACTGAAAAAAAAAATCTTTGTCATCGATGCTTGGTGTGTGAACAGTGAAATCGAATAAAATTCCCAAATGAAACAAAATTTTCTTTGCCATCGAAGCGTGGTGCATGAACAGTAAAATTGAAAACAAATCCCCAAAAAAGAAATGTTCGCGactttcaaaaaatgtttgcgaATGATAAATTTTAAATGAAAATAAATATATGTTCGCAAACCAGAAATATTGTTCGCGGATATGGAAAAAATGTTCGCGACTTTACAAATACTGCTACAgtcgtgaacatttttttaaagtcaCGAACAATATTTGTGGTTCGTGTAcatattttcttttcttttaaaATTTATTGTTCGCGAACATTTTTTTCATATCTGCGCACAATATTTGTGGTTCGCAAACATATTTTCAAATTTAttgtttgtgaatatttttttaaAGTCCCAAACATTTTGTCCATATATGtgaacaattttttttattttactgATCATCAGCGCACTGTTCGTTCCGTACGGGAAAACTGGTCGCCGATGCACTTTTATTTCGTTGGGATTTTTTGATTTACTGGTCATCGTGTGCGTGTCACGGTCAACGGCGCCAGCTGGCCAGTCAGATGGGGTTAGGCAGATTTTGGACCTGAATAACACACTTACTGCACTTTGAGGATCTGGATGACGATTTTTATAGTTCAAGGACCTATGTGACACCTCTGAAATAGTTTCAGGACCTACCATGCACTTCACTCAATAAATAATCCTATTGAACACATTTCCATTGTTCATATTTCCTACGTTTATCTATTATTTATTTGTTTTCACTACTAACACGTCATCCATAAAACCGCTTTCAGCCAGGTTAGCGGCCAAATTTATCTGGTTTGAAAGTTGAGTGTCCTTCAGATTTTGACATTCATGGCTCCAAAGAAAAAATCAAATCGATAACACTGATCTCAAAAATATGTAACTGATAGCATTTCAGAAAAAAAAATCACACCTTTGTTGTTTAGTGAAACAAAGTTTTAAAAGAGCTTCAACGTTAGCTCCCAGATGCTAAAATAATCACTTCAATgtgagataaaaagagagaaataCTTGCACCGCTTATTTTGGCGGGCACATAGCATACTGGTTCATATATACTAGATAAATAAAATAAATGTTGGAATTATTCTACAAGTGATACAGCTACTGTAATAGTGTATATAGGCATTACCATACTGTAGTAACTGTACTGTACTTATAAATGTATATACATGATATTTAACATCTCACTGCCCAACTTACTAGTTGCCGTAATCACAAGAAGGTCTCGACAAATGCCTCTTTGATGGCAACAATTCTGGCACAGACATCATGCATACCTGGTCTATCTTGCGGCGAATCCATGGTACACATCAGGCCAATACTGACCAAAGGTATAATGTAGTTCTGCATACGCAGAGAAGCAGCCGCCTCATCCTCCTCGGATGGCATATGGGGATCAAGAACCTCAGCGATCCTCTCGGGGAAGGCTAGGTCGACATACTTGTGGAGGCTGAGAGCATTGCCGCATAGCGCGTCCGTCGGTCGCCTTGCCGTGAGCATCTCCAGTAGCAGCACCCCAAAACCGTAAACGTCGCCACCTGTCGAGATTTTGCATCCCATCCCATATTCTGTAAAACAGGAGCAATGGCATAAATACTTGTGAAACTAACAAAATGAAGACAGTTCAGAATCAAACTTTGCAGTAGTCTCAAAGGTAAAAAAAAGTGCAACTTACCAGGAGAGATATATCCGATTGTTCCTCCGATCCCAATGAAGCCTTCTGGCCTGCCACTACTTGAAGAGAGAAACTTGGCGGACCCGAAATCGCCAATGCGTGAGGTCATGTCATAGTCCAGCAGAACATTGCTCGGCTTCAAATCACAGTGAATCAAAGGAGGTGTCAGCTGGTTGTGCGTATAGTCCAGAGCAGAAGCCACATCAGCAACAATACTTATCCGCTGGCCCAAGCTCAGCAGCCTCCTTGAGCTGCCAACCCTTGGGTGTATCCACATGTCCAGGCTACCATTTGCCATGAACTCGTATACTATAGCCTTGAACTCATCGCCCTCAAAATCTACCGTTGAGCACAGGGTAATAGCTTGAACCAGATTACGGTGGCGGGTGTGTTTTAGTACTTCACACTCGCTGAAAAAGCTATTTCTCGAACCTTGCTCGCTAAGATGGAAGACCTTGATGGCCACTAGATCCGTTTCGAACTCAAACCGACCAATGTAGACTGATGCTGTGTGACTGGAGCTGATCCTGTTGACCGGGGAGAACCAATTGGTGGCTTTAAGGATGTCCCCATATGACACCCTCTTCATTGTCTCCTTGAAACTTTCAGATGGTTGAGCTTTAGTCCCCTTCCTAACAGTGACAACAACACATAATAATGAGAACAAAGCAATAGTAACTGCTGGAGCTATTATCAGCAGCAGGCGTGTGTTCATCTTCCTTTTAGTTGATGAGGTGGTCGGAGAGGTGGTTGGACAAATGGGCAGTCCAAATATGGCAGCAGCTGTTTCACATAACCCTTTGTTACCTTGCAGGGATACCTTAGTTGAATTTCTGAATATAC contains:
- the LOC125535375 gene encoding probable LRR receptor-like serine/threonine-protein kinase At3g47570, which gives rise to MAPQVFRTQSLIVPSHHALSLLCAILVFLSSNTIIFTSAQASNKSESDRQALLCFKDGISGDPLGVLRSWRNDSLNFCSWRGVTCSMTLPIRVVSIQFSSARLTGTLSRCIAGLSSLKKMELSSNQFSGRIPDKIGDLRSLQTLNLVGNNLVGNIPLSLGTAASLRYVNLANNSLSGAIPDSLANSSSLSAMILSRNNLAGVIPANLFNSSKLRLVDLRSNALSGPIPHFQKMDALRFLNLTGNSLSGTIPASLGNVSSLRSLLLAQNNLAGSIPETLGQIPNLRMLDLSYNSLSGYIPATLYNVSSLTLFSLGSNEFGGEIPSEIGHSFPNLKTLQMEGNHFHGSIPDSLSNMSKLQVLDLSSNSLSGVVPSLGSLANLSHVHLGNNKLKAGDWAFLVSLTNCSQLLRLSVDGNILNGNLPKAVGNLSIKLERLNFGRNQISGNIPAEIGNLVNLALLDMGQNMLSGQIPLTVWNLRNLFVLKLCINKLSGKVPSTVGNLAQLSELYLHDNELSGAIPANIGQCQRLLLLDLSFNHLDGSIPVELLNISSLALALDLSNNNLAGLIPPQIGNLINLGLLRVSNNKLSGELPSALGLCVTLVSLDMKGNMFSGIIPQSFSALKGIQRIDLSGNNLTGQVPQFFGNFSSLNYIDISYNKFEGPIPTGGIFGNSTAVFLHGNAGLCETASAIFGLPICPTTSATKRKINTRLLLIIAPPITIAVFSLLCVAVTVMKGTKTQPSENFMETMKRVSYSDILKATNWFSLVNRISLSHTASVYIGRFEFDTDLVAIKVFHLSEQGSRNSFFTECEVLKHTRHRNLVQAVTLCSTVDFEGNEFKAIVYEFMANGSLDMWIHPRPHRGSPRRLLSLGQRISIAADVAAALDYVHNQLTPPLIHCDLKPGNVLLDYDMTSRIGDFGSAKFLSSGIGGAEGLAGVRGTIGYIAPEYGMGCKISTGYDVYSFGVLLLEMLTAIRPTDALCGDALSLHKYVGLAFPDRIVEVLDPHMPSEEDVAAFSLHMQKYIMPLFSIGLVCTMDSPKDRPGMHDVCARIVAIKQAFVETL